From Burkholderia sp. WP9, a single genomic window includes:
- a CDS encoding enoyl-CoA hydratase family protein yields MTRSNADALLAGNRLTLANYEARHFGWSVADKVATITLNRPERKNPLTFESYAELRDLFRQLTYATDVKAVVIHGAGENFCSGGDVHDIIAPLIDLPMPELLLFTRMTGDLVKAMRHCPQPVIAAVDGVCAGAGAILAMASDMRLGTARSKLAFLFSRVGLAGCDMGACAILPRIIGQGRAAELLFTGRSASGDEGHAWGFYNRLCEPAALLEDAQKLAADLVAGPTFAHGITKKMLHQEWSMSIDEAIESEAQAQAICMSTRDFERAYSAFAAKSRPVFEGD; encoded by the coding sequence ATGACACGATCCAACGCCGACGCCCTACTGGCCGGCAACCGCCTCACGTTGGCGAACTATGAAGCGCGGCACTTCGGCTGGTCGGTCGCCGACAAAGTCGCGACGATCACGCTGAATCGCCCCGAACGCAAAAACCCGCTGACCTTCGAGTCGTATGCGGAATTGCGCGACCTGTTCCGGCAATTGACCTATGCGACCGACGTCAAAGCAGTGGTCATTCACGGTGCAGGCGAAAACTTCTGTTCCGGCGGCGACGTGCACGACATCATCGCGCCGCTGATCGATCTGCCCATGCCGGAGCTGCTGCTCTTCACGCGCATGACCGGCGATCTCGTGAAGGCCATGCGCCATTGTCCGCAGCCTGTGATCGCGGCCGTCGACGGCGTTTGCGCCGGTGCCGGCGCCATCCTCGCGATGGCGTCCGACATGCGGCTCGGCACCGCCCGCAGCAAGCTCGCCTTTCTGTTCTCCCGAGTCGGCCTCGCCGGCTGCGATATGGGCGCTTGCGCGATCCTGCCACGCATCATCGGCCAGGGGCGCGCCGCCGAACTGCTCTTCACTGGCCGCTCGGCAAGCGGCGACGAAGGCCACGCATGGGGTTTCTACAACCGGTTGTGCGAACCTGCCGCGCTGCTTGAAGACGCGCAGAAGCTCGCCGCCGATCTCGTCGCGGGTCCGACCTTCGCGCATGGCATCACAAAGAAAATGCTGCATCAGGAATGGAGCATGAGCATCGACGAAGCGATCGAATCGGAAGCGCAAGCGCAGGCGATCTGCATGAGCACGCGCGATTTCGAACGTGCATATAGCGCGTTTGCTGCGAAGTCGCGTCCTGTGTTCGAGGGAGACTGA
- a CDS encoding MarR family transcriptional regulator, which translates to MTKSTNIRKPAAAAETKPPRKGVAKPAENVVDLEMSTGADSHMGLRLWLRMLTTTNLVQAELRKRLRNEFDTTLPRFDLMAQLERHPEGLKMTELSRRLMVTGGNITGITDQLEKEGLVSRDTDPNDRRSISVCLTPAGRKAFDKMAVAHEQWVVELFGGLSLDEKSRTHQRLGKLKKHLLDSLKD; encoded by the coding sequence GTGACCAAGTCAACGAACATCAGGAAGCCCGCAGCGGCGGCTGAAACGAAACCGCCGCGCAAAGGCGTCGCCAAACCCGCCGAAAACGTCGTGGACCTCGAAATGAGCACGGGCGCGGATAGTCACATGGGCTTGCGTCTGTGGCTGCGCATGCTGACCACGACCAATCTCGTGCAGGCCGAATTGCGCAAGCGCTTGCGCAACGAATTCGATACCACATTGCCGCGTTTCGATTTGATGGCGCAGTTGGAGCGTCATCCGGAAGGCCTGAAGATGACCGAGCTTTCCCGTCGTTTGATGGTGACGGGCGGCAACATCACCGGCATTACGGATCAGCTCGAGAAAGAAGGACTCGTGTCACGCGACACCGACCCGAACGACCGCCGCTCGATCAGCGTGTGCCTGACACCGGCGGGTCGCAAGGCGTTCGACAAGATGGCGGTCGCGCATGAGCAATGGGTAGTCGAACTGTTCGGTGGTTTGAGCCTCGATGAAAAATCGCGCACCCATCAGCGTCTCGGCAAACTCAAGAAACATCTGCTCGACAGTCTGAAAGACTGA
- a CDS encoding SDR family oxidoreductase: MNTLHSTLAGQHAVVTGGGSGIGAAIAEALLRAGARVTLMGRNAGRLDAQREKCSVLGDVACISVDVAQEHSVANAFREAGAVDILVNNAGQAQAAPFVHTDMALWQRMLDVNLIGVFLGTRAVLPGMLERGHGRIVNVASTAGQIGYAYVAAYCAAKHGVIGLTRSLALEVATKGVTVNAVCPGYTETELLHASLEQITSKTSRTEQQARETLLRSNPQHRFVSPEQVANAVLWLCQPGSDAVTGQSLSVSGGEVM; encoded by the coding sequence GTGAACACACTCCATTCGACGCTCGCTGGACAGCACGCGGTGGTCACAGGCGGCGGCAGCGGAATTGGCGCAGCGATTGCGGAAGCCCTGCTACGCGCCGGCGCGCGTGTCACGTTGATGGGGCGCAACGCGGGGCGACTCGACGCGCAGCGCGAGAAATGCAGCGTATTGGGCGACGTGGCTTGCATCAGCGTCGACGTCGCGCAGGAGCACTCCGTTGCCAATGCGTTCCGCGAAGCCGGCGCGGTCGATATCCTCGTCAACAACGCGGGGCAGGCGCAGGCCGCACCGTTCGTCCACACCGACATGGCGCTCTGGCAGCGCATGCTCGACGTGAACCTCATCGGCGTCTTTCTCGGCACGCGCGCGGTATTGCCCGGCATGCTCGAACGCGGTCATGGCCGCATCGTCAACGTGGCGAGCACGGCAGGACAGATCGGCTATGCGTACGTCGCCGCTTATTGCGCTGCGAAGCATGGCGTGATCGGTCTCACGCGTTCGCTTGCGCTGGAAGTGGCGACCAAAGGCGTCACTGTCAACGCCGTGTGTCCCGGCTATACGGAAACAGAACTGCTGCACGCATCGCTTGAACAGATCACCAGCAAGACTTCGCGCACCGAACAGCAGGCGCGCGAAACCTTGCTTCGCTCGAATCCGCAACATCGCTTCGTGAGTCCCGAACAGGTCGCCAATGCAGTGCTTTGGCTCTGCCAGCCCGGCTCGGACGCCGTCACGGGGCAATCCCTTTCCGTCTCCGGTGGAGAAGTCATGTGA
- a CDS encoding bifunctional salicylyl-CoA 5-hydroxylase/oxidoreductase: MRIVCIGGGPAGLYFGLLMKGRNPAYDVTVVERNRPYDTFGWGVVFSDQTLGNLRAADAPSADAILDAFNHWDDIEINFRGQQIRSSGHGFCGIGRKRLLNILQARCEELGVKLVFETQVTDDSVYEADLIIACDGANSAIRQKYAATYRPAVDMRDCRFVWLGTKKLFDAFTFAFEETEFGWFQAHAYRFDDQTSTFIVETPERVWRAAGLDEMSKEDSIAFCEKLFARYLDGNALLSNAAHLRGSSQWIRFPRVVNEEWVHWRGNADGTQTPVVLMGDAAHTAHFSIGSGTKLALEDSIELANSIGAHPGDLAAALKHYTDVRSIDVLRIQNAARNSTEWFEHVDRYTSFEPEQFAYSLLTRSQRISHENLRERDANYLSGFEDWLARRSGVERAPEKHSVPPMFTPFTSRGVTLKNRVVVSPMAQYSAVDGIAGDYHLMHLGARAMGGAALVMTEMTCVSPEARITPACPGMYAPEHVTAWKRIVDLVHRQSDAKIGIQLGHSGAKGSTRVAWEGIDQPLTEGNWPLVSASPQQYLRGVSQHSREATQDELREIEAQFVRATQMSAEAGFDWLELHCAHGYFLSSFLSPLTNQRTDEYGGSLENRLRYPLQVFKAIRAVWPQNKPISVRISANDWVEGGTTPDDAVQIARAFKAAGADMIDVSSGQVSKEEKPVFGRMFQTPFADRVRNEAGIATIAVGAISEADHVNSIIAAGRADLCAIARPHLANPAWTLNEAAKIGYFDVTWPKPYTAAKSQLERNLERERAQATANAGLSPQERAQRAEGTT; the protein is encoded by the coding sequence ATGCGCATCGTTTGTATTGGCGGCGGCCCGGCCGGGTTGTACTTCGGTCTGTTGATGAAGGGCCGTAACCCGGCCTACGATGTCACGGTAGTCGAGCGTAACCGCCCCTACGACACCTTCGGCTGGGGCGTCGTCTTCTCCGACCAGACGCTCGGCAACCTGCGCGCCGCCGACGCCCCCAGCGCCGACGCGATCCTCGACGCCTTCAATCACTGGGACGACATCGAGATCAATTTCCGCGGGCAGCAAATCCGTTCGTCGGGTCACGGCTTTTGCGGCATCGGCCGTAAGCGCCTGCTGAATATCCTGCAAGCGCGCTGCGAAGAACTGGGCGTGAAGCTGGTCTTCGAAACCCAGGTTACGGACGACAGCGTCTACGAAGCCGATCTGATCATCGCCTGCGACGGCGCCAACAGTGCGATCCGTCAAAAGTACGCGGCCACCTATCGCCCCGCCGTCGACATGCGCGATTGCCGCTTCGTGTGGCTCGGCACGAAAAAACTTTTCGACGCCTTTACCTTCGCCTTCGAAGAAACCGAATTCGGCTGGTTCCAGGCGCATGCCTATCGTTTCGACGATCAGACTTCCACCTTCATCGTTGAAACGCCGGAGCGCGTGTGGCGCGCCGCCGGTCTCGACGAAATGAGCAAGGAAGACAGCATTGCCTTTTGCGAAAAGCTGTTCGCCAGGTATCTGGACGGCAATGCGTTGCTGTCGAACGCGGCGCATTTGCGCGGCTCGTCGCAATGGATTCGCTTCCCACGCGTGGTCAACGAAGAATGGGTGCATTGGCGCGGCAACGCGGACGGCACCCAAACGCCTGTTGTTCTCATGGGCGACGCCGCGCATACTGCCCATTTTTCGATCGGCTCGGGTACCAAACTAGCACTCGAAGATTCGATTGAACTCGCCAACAGCATCGGCGCGCATCCCGGCGATCTCGCCGCTGCCTTGAAGCACTATACGGACGTCCGCAGCATCGACGTATTGCGTATTCAGAATGCCGCGCGCAATTCGACGGAATGGTTCGAGCATGTCGACCGCTATACGTCGTTCGAGCCGGAACAATTTGCGTATTCGCTGCTCACGCGCTCGCAGCGCATTTCGCACGAAAATCTGCGTGAGCGCGACGCCAACTATCTATCCGGCTTCGAAGATTGGCTGGCCCGGCGCTCAGGCGTGGAACGCGCGCCGGAGAAGCATTCCGTGCCGCCCATGTTCACGCCCTTCACCTCGCGCGGCGTCACGTTGAAAAACCGCGTGGTGGTGTCGCCCATGGCGCAATATTCGGCCGTCGACGGCATCGCGGGCGACTATCACCTGATGCATCTCGGCGCCCGCGCAATGGGCGGTGCGGCGCTCGTCATGACGGAAATGACCTGTGTCTCGCCCGAAGCGCGTATCACGCCCGCGTGTCCCGGCATGTATGCGCCTGAACATGTCACCGCGTGGAAGCGTATTGTGGATCTAGTGCACCGCCAGTCAGATGCGAAGATCGGCATTCAGCTCGGCCATTCCGGCGCGAAAGGTTCGACTCGCGTCGCATGGGAAGGCATCGATCAACCGCTGACGGAAGGCAACTGGCCGCTCGTCTCGGCATCGCCGCAACAATATCTGCGCGGCGTCAGCCAGCATTCGCGCGAAGCCACGCAAGACGAGTTGCGCGAAATCGAAGCGCAATTCGTCCGCGCGACGCAAATGTCCGCCGAAGCAGGTTTCGACTGGCTCGAACTGCATTGCGCGCACGGCTATTTCCTGTCGAGCTTTCTGTCGCCGCTGACCAATCAGCGCACTGACGAGTACGGCGGTTCGCTGGAGAATCGTCTGCGCTACCCGCTGCAGGTTTTCAAGGCGATTCGCGCGGTGTGGCCGCAAAACAAGCCGATTTCCGTGCGTATCTCCGCGAACGACTGGGTCGAAGGCGGCACGACGCCCGACGACGCGGTCCAGATCGCGCGAGCCTTCAAGGCCGCCGGCGCCGACATGATCGACGTGTCGTCGGGCCAGGTCAGCAAGGAAGAAAAGCCCGTATTCGGCCGCATGTTCCAGACGCCGTTCGCCGACCGCGTTCGCAACGAAGCGGGAATCGCGACCATCGCGGTCGGTGCGATTTCCGAGGCGGATCACGTCAACAGCATCATCGCCGCAGGCCGCGCGGACCTGTGCGCGATTGCCCGCCCGCATCTGGCCAATCCCGCCTGGACGTTGAACGAGGCCGCCAAGATCGGCTATTTCGACGTGACGTGGCCGAAGCCCTATACCGCGGCGAAATCTCAACTCGAACGCAATCTTGAACGCGAGCGCGCCCAAGCCACTGCAAACGCGGGTCTATCGCCGCAAGAACGTGCGCAACGCGCCGAAGGAACCACGTGA
- a CDS encoding bestrophin family ion channel produces the protein MHLGKSYKLLEFLIWTRRQIYGLLVCGSVPVVLYKFFGLTWLSVPLTIVVLLGTATSFIVGFKNVQTYNRAMDALDIWIDILSRSRRWGQAARDLVKDEDISRKLVYRHLAWLTALRYELRRPRIWESASRRPNAEYRRFYRVPEWERDISELLPEYLSPSETAQALSSTSIATFILSLQGASLKMLHIAGHLNSSFYMELQKAVGDFMDLQSRSERFKNFPYPRQYATVSSLFVRFFCLFFPFGLLHEFDKLNDGVSGFMHGNMVWLVVPCSVAVSWMYTSLEQVGESTENPFEGGANDVPISTLCSIIERDLKEMLGEHADDLSSQTIIAL, from the coding sequence ATGCACCTTGGAAAATCCTATAAGCTATTGGAGTTTTTGATCTGGACTCGGCGACAAATCTACGGACTTCTCGTTTGCGGTTCTGTACCGGTCGTTCTGTACAAGTTTTTCGGTCTTACATGGCTGTCGGTACCTCTGACGATTGTGGTTTTGCTCGGAACCGCAACGTCGTTTATCGTTGGCTTCAAAAACGTTCAGACATACAACAGGGCAATGGACGCCCTCGACATCTGGATTGACATTTTGAGCAGAAGCCGCCGCTGGGGCCAGGCCGCACGGGATCTTGTCAAAGACGAAGACATTTCCCGAAAACTGGTGTATCGACACCTTGCCTGGCTGACCGCGTTGAGATATGAACTGCGTCGACCCCGTATCTGGGAAAGCGCGAGCAGGCGTCCCAACGCTGAATATCGTCGGTTCTATCGTGTGCCGGAGTGGGAAAGAGACATTAGCGAATTATTGCCGGAATATTTGTCTCCCTCGGAAACCGCGCAAGCCCTTTCCTCCACTTCTATCGCTACATTCATTCTGAGCCTGCAAGGCGCTTCGCTCAAGATGCTTCACATTGCGGGGCACCTGAATTCAAGCTTCTATATGGAGCTCCAAAAGGCGGTTGGGGATTTCATGGATCTCCAGTCGAGATCGGAACGTTTCAAGAATTTCCCCTATCCACGTCAATATGCAACGGTCAGTTCGCTATTCGTGAGGTTCTTCTGTTTGTTTTTTCCATTCGGGCTGCTTCACGAATTCGATAAGCTGAATGATGGAGTGAGTGGCTTTATGCATGGCAACATGGTATGGCTGGTGGTGCCATGCAGTGTCGCAGTATCGTGGATGTACACGTCGCTCGAACAAGTTGGGGAAAGCACGGAGAATCCGTTTGAAGGCGGCGCAAATGACGTTCCCATTTCAACGCTGTGTAGCATCATTGAGCGCGATCTGAAAGAGATGCTCGGAGAACATGCGGACGATCTATCGAGCCAGACAATCATTGCGCTATAG
- a CDS encoding RNA polymerase sigma-70 factor → MNDDARAFDGLRPRLHKIAYRMLGSIAEAEDIVQDVWLRWHAAPREAIENVEAWLVAVATRLCIDRLRAAKIQREHYSGIWLPEPEMTDPSATPEGVKERADDVSVAFLMLLERLTPEARAAFLLREVFDADYDEVAETIGKTEAACRQLVSRAKAQLREERPRYAVPRETHLRLLQTFAQALERGDFTAINALLTDDAMLIGDGGGKVPSFPKPMVGGRRIAQLFYASYRRYGSELRVKLVMLNGQWALLRFVEGKLESAQSFETDGARIVRILVQRNPDKLARIAAAHCNT, encoded by the coding sequence ATGAATGACGACGCTCGTGCGTTCGATGGGCTTCGCCCTCGGTTACACAAGATTGCGTATCGGATGCTGGGGTCGATTGCCGAGGCCGAAGATATCGTGCAGGACGTCTGGCTGCGCTGGCATGCGGCGCCCCGGGAGGCCATCGAAAATGTTGAGGCGTGGCTCGTCGCGGTTGCGACGCGCCTGTGCATCGACCGTCTTCGCGCCGCAAAAATTCAACGTGAGCATTATTCAGGTATATGGTTGCCGGAACCTGAAATGACCGACCCTTCTGCTACACCAGAAGGGGTCAAGGAACGCGCCGACGACGTCTCCGTGGCTTTTCTGATGCTGCTCGAGAGGTTGACCCCGGAGGCACGCGCAGCGTTCCTGCTACGCGAGGTATTCGACGCGGACTATGACGAAGTCGCCGAAACCATCGGCAAGACGGAGGCCGCGTGCCGCCAACTGGTCAGCCGCGCCAAAGCGCAACTACGCGAAGAGCGGCCACGCTATGCCGTGCCGCGCGAAACGCATCTACGCTTGCTGCAGACGTTCGCGCAGGCGCTGGAGCGAGGCGATTTCACCGCGATCAATGCCTTGCTGACCGACGACGCAATGCTGATCGGCGACGGCGGCGGCAAGGTGCCGAGTTTTCCGAAGCCGATGGTGGGCGGCCGGCGCATCGCACAGCTTTTCTACGCCTCGTACCGGCGCTACGGCAGCGAACTCCGCGTCAAGCTCGTGATGCTCAACGGTCAATGGGCGCTGCTGCGATTTGTCGAGGGCAAGCTCGAATCGGCGCAGTCATTCGAAACGGATGGCGCGCGCATCGTCCGTATTCTCGTGCAGCGTAATCCCGACAAGCTGGCGCGTATCGCCGCGGCACACTGCAACACCTGA
- a CDS encoding carboxymuconolactone decarboxylase family protein encodes MTQRINYIQQSPELFKKFLEFSNQLKDSAIEQSIRDLVSTRASQINGCGFCVDMHVKEARLHGERELRLHHLAVWRESTLFAPRERAALAWTEALTKLAELGVPDDIYERVRTQFSEKELSDLTYEIMSINAWNRANVAFRTVPGSADKVFGLDKANLT; translated from the coding sequence ATGACACAGCGTATCAACTACATTCAGCAATCGCCGGAACTGTTCAAGAAATTCCTTGAGTTCAGCAATCAACTGAAGGACAGCGCAATCGAACAATCGATCCGCGATCTCGTTTCGACCCGCGCGTCACAGATCAATGGCTGTGGCTTTTGCGTCGACATGCACGTCAAGGAAGCACGCCTGCACGGCGAGCGTGAACTGCGACTCCATCACCTGGCGGTGTGGCGCGAATCGACGCTCTTCGCGCCGCGCGAGCGCGCCGCACTCGCGTGGACTGAAGCGTTGACCAAGCTTGCCGAGCTGGGCGTGCCGGACGATATCTACGAACGCGTGCGTACCCAGTTCTCCGAGAAGGAACTGTCCGACCTGACGTACGAAATCATGTCGATCAACGCATGGAACCGCGCGAACGTCGCATTCAGGACCGTGCCGGGTTCGGCCGACAAGGTATTCGGCCTCGACAAGGCTAACCTCACCTGA
- a CDS encoding cupin domain-containing protein, producing MFSLKNTAIVVLVVAGAHIGGACAAAPEAVVTPLMTKPLDDFPGKEALMITVTYPPGSVDPVHRHYADAFVYVLEGSIVMQVKGGKEVTLTPGQTFYEGPNDVHTVGRNASQTQPAKFIVLLLKNKGAPVLVPEK from the coding sequence ATGTTTTCACTCAAGAACACCGCAATCGTAGTGCTCGTCGTCGCGGGCGCGCATATCGGCGGGGCCTGTGCGGCGGCTCCTGAAGCCGTCGTGACACCGCTGATGACAAAGCCGCTCGATGACTTTCCGGGCAAGGAAGCGCTGATGATCACCGTGACCTATCCGCCGGGTTCTGTCGATCCAGTTCATCGGCATTACGCGGACGCCTTCGTCTATGTGCTGGAGGGTTCGATCGTGATGCAGGTCAAGGGCGGCAAGGAGGTCACGCTCACGCCTGGACAGACTTTCTATGAAGGTCCTAACGACGTGCACACCGTCGGGCGCAACGCGAGCCAGACGCAACCCGCGAAGTTCATCGTGCTTCTTCTGAAGAACAAGGGTGCGCCTGTTCTCGTGCCAGAGAAGTAA
- a CDS encoding DedA family protein — protein sequence MRHQRKRFLNSPETSTDKSHADLSRSNATTTTKSFPQDYPMFTHELLSQYGALIVFFSVLASSLGLPFPSITALMTVGASIATARYDLARALLHFAILLAAAVSGGVLGDLLWFQGGKRYGRRALQLVCKLSFVKQSSVARFECFFSQRGARALMIVRFVPGLSLIAVPLCGAMAIKTRSFILHDCASVCIWACAGLLAGALLADRLHGLFARVHQSGWQVSLLGIVAVGLLCPVWFAHRALTRPPVVDRQAGTPLYAADIAGYC from the coding sequence ATGCGCCATCAACGCAAACGATTTCTTAATTCACCAGAAACAAGTACTGATAAATCTCATGCTGATCTTTCCCGCTCGAATGCTACGACCACGACAAAATCATTTCCACAGGATTACCCAATGTTTACCCATGAGTTGCTTTCCCAGTATGGAGCGTTGATCGTATTCTTCAGCGTGCTAGCCTCGTCGCTCGGTCTACCGTTTCCCTCCATCACAGCCCTGATGACGGTCGGCGCGAGCATCGCTACTGCAAGATATGACCTCGCGCGCGCACTGCTCCACTTCGCCATTCTGCTCGCCGCCGCCGTTTCCGGTGGAGTTCTTGGCGACTTGCTCTGGTTTCAAGGCGGCAAGCGGTACGGCAGACGCGCCCTTCAGTTGGTATGTAAGCTGTCGTTCGTGAAGCAATCGAGCGTTGCCAGGTTCGAGTGCTTCTTTTCTCAACGTGGCGCGCGTGCATTAATGATTGTCCGTTTCGTGCCCGGCCTTTCGTTGATCGCCGTTCCTCTTTGCGGAGCAATGGCAATTAAAACGCGCTCCTTTATTTTGCACGACTGCGCCAGCGTATGCATATGGGCATGCGCTGGTCTCCTCGCAGGTGCGCTGCTGGCCGATCGACTCCACGGATTGTTCGCACGCGTTCACCAATCTGGATGGCAGGTGTCGTTGTTGGGCATCGTCGCGGTGGGTCTTCTTTGCCCTGTATGGTTTGCTCATAGGGCTCTCACACGCCCCCCGGTCGTAGACAGGCAAGCGGGCACGCCCCTCTATGCCGCCGACATCGCGGGTTATTGCTGA
- a CDS encoding SDR family oxidoreductase has translation MKIVVIGGTGLIGSKAVVILRQNGHEVVAASPRSGINSITGEGLKDALAGAQVVIDLANSPSFDDKAVLEFFETSGRNILATEAAAGVRHHVALSIVGIDRTPDNGYFRAKVAQEKLIETSGIPYTIIRSTQFMEFLGGIAASSADGNVIRVSPGLFQPIAADDVAAIVADVALTAPRNGIVEIAGPDRTPFNEIIARYLTAAGDPREVVKDPEARYFGGLVEKHSLVPLGEARLGRIGLDEWLQLIDMTN, from the coding sequence ATGAAAATCGTCGTCATCGGCGGCACCGGCCTGATCGGCTCGAAGGCCGTCGTCATTCTTCGCCAGAACGGACACGAGGTCGTCGCCGCCTCGCCAAGAAGCGGAATCAACAGCATCACAGGAGAGGGGCTCAAGGACGCCTTGGCCGGCGCGCAGGTGGTGATCGACCTCGCTAATTCACCATCGTTTGATGACAAGGCGGTATTGGAATTCTTCGAGACGTCCGGCCGAAACATTCTCGCGACTGAGGCCGCAGCAGGTGTCCGGCACCATGTTGCGCTATCCATCGTCGGAATCGACCGGACGCCCGACAATGGCTATTTCCGCGCCAAGGTCGCGCAGGAGAAGCTGATCGAGACCTCCGGCATCCCCTACACCATCATCCGCTCCACGCAGTTCATGGAATTCCTCGGCGGTATCGCCGCGTCGAGTGCGGATGGAAACGTAATCAGGGTTTCGCCAGGCCTGTTCCAGCCCATCGCGGCTGACGACGTTGCCGCGATCGTTGCCGATGTGGCGCTCACGGCGCCGCGAAACGGCATCGTCGAGATCGCCGGCCCGGACCGAACGCCGTTCAACGAAATCATCGCCCGCTATCTGACGGCCGCCGGCGATCCGCGTGAGGTCGTAAAAGACCCCGAGGCACGATATTTCGGCGGCCTGGTCGAGAAACATTCGCTCGTGCCTCTGGGCGAGGCGCGCCTCGGCCGCATCGGTCTCGACGAATGGCTCCAATTGATTGACATGACTAACTAA
- a CDS encoding NAD(P)/FAD-dependent oxidoreductase, with amino-acid sequence MSQKILIVGAGFAGVWGALGAARVLDGAGVRTSDVEITLISPKPELQIRPRLYESEPQRMAAPLGPLLDAVGVKFLEGSVEAISVHDKTVSVVSANGSTLSLAYNRLLLTSGSRLNRPPIPGLAEYAFSVDRIEDAVVLDNHLRELAKRPDSPARNTIAVVGCGFTGIEVATELPKRIRELFGADAAVRVVVIGSQDDIGPDLGPNPRPYVSEAFDSLGVETVLGSGVVSVDADGVRTAAGNRIEAMTVIWAGGMRASSLTAQVSSHLDPLGRVEVTPDLRVPEAPEVFVAGDVARARSDDDGHYALMSCQHAIVMGQFGGHNVAADLIGVPTLEYRQPFYATCLDLGEWGAIYSEGWDRQIKLTHAEGKTRKQMINTQWIYPPAPNRTEALAAGNPQASFG; translated from the coding sequence ATGTCGCAGAAAATCCTGATAGTGGGTGCCGGCTTCGCTGGAGTGTGGGGTGCACTAGGCGCAGCTCGCGTCCTCGATGGTGCTGGCGTAAGGACCAGTGACGTTGAAATCACATTGATCTCTCCGAAGCCCGAATTGCAGATCCGTCCGCGGCTGTATGAAAGCGAGCCGCAGCGGATGGCTGCACCGCTGGGTCCGCTTCTGGACGCCGTGGGCGTAAAGTTTCTGGAAGGCAGTGTCGAAGCGATATCCGTTCATGACAAAACGGTAAGTGTCGTGTCGGCCAACGGGTCGACGCTTTCGCTCGCCTATAACCGGTTGCTGTTGACCAGTGGCAGCAGGTTGAACAGGCCACCAATTCCGGGCCTGGCGGAGTACGCGTTCTCTGTCGATCGTATCGAGGACGCGGTAGTGCTCGACAACCACTTAAGAGAACTGGCGAAACGGCCGGATTCGCCGGCACGCAACACTATTGCAGTTGTCGGATGTGGCTTTACGGGTATCGAGGTTGCAACTGAATTGCCTAAGCGAATCCGCGAGTTGTTTGGCGCCGACGCGGCAGTCCGCGTGGTCGTGATCGGATCCCAGGACGATATCGGTCCCGATCTCGGCCCCAATCCTCGACCGTATGTATCTGAAGCTTTTGACTCGCTGGGCGTTGAGACAGTACTTGGATCTGGCGTGGTGTCGGTCGACGCGGACGGGGTTCGCACTGCGGCGGGTAACCGTATCGAAGCCATGACCGTGATCTGGGCGGGTGGAATGCGTGCCAGCTCGCTGACTGCGCAAGTTTCCTCGCATCTTGACCCACTTGGACGTGTCGAGGTCACACCTGATCTTCGCGTGCCAGAAGCACCTGAAGTATTCGTAGCGGGCGATGTTGCGCGAGCTCGGAGCGACGACGACGGGCACTATGCATTGATGTCCTGTCAACACGCTATCGTGATGGGGCAATTCGGTGGACACAACGTGGCAGCAGACCTGATCGGCGTTCCGACACTCGAATACAGGCAGCCGTTCTATGCGACCTGCCTCGACCTCGGCGAGTGGGGGGCTATTTACTCGGAAGGATGGGATAGACAGATCAAACTGACGCACGCAGAAGGAAAGACACGCAAACAGATGATCAACACGCAGTGGATCTACCCGCCGGCGCCGAACCGTACCGAAGCGTTGGCAGCGGGTAACCCGCAGGCGTCCTTCGGCTAA
- a CDS encoding Ohr family peroxiredoxin — translation MDDKKLQAPPLSLLDRYRGRDFRPLYTTTVTVSGGETGHGRASGVARSDDGNLVAELRLPTEFGGPGNGTNPEQLFAAGFAACFHGALNLIGKRAAMDIHDAVVEVQVAFGRDPMDGGYALVIDVRVRMPGVDRGVAEEMVRTAERLCPYAKMARQGTVNIVTVVD, via the coding sequence ATGGACGACAAGAAGCTGCAAGCTCCCCCGCTTTCTCTCCTCGACAGGTATCGGGGCCGGGATTTTCGTCCACTGTACACAACCACTGTCACCGTTTCCGGCGGCGAGACGGGACACGGTCGTGCATCAGGTGTGGCTCGTTCAGATGACGGAAATCTTGTCGCGGAACTGCGGCTGCCCACTGAGTTCGGCGGCCCCGGTAATGGGACCAATCCCGAGCAGTTGTTCGCGGCGGGTTTTGCGGCGTGCTTTCACGGCGCGCTAAACCTGATCGGCAAACGCGCTGCAATGGATATCCACGATGCTGTTGTGGAAGTGCAGGTTGCGTTCGGTCGTGATCCCATGGATGGAGGCTATGCATTGGTCATCGATGTTCGGGTTCGGATGCCGGGCGTTGACCGAGGCGTAGCGGAAGAGATGGTTCGGACCGCTGAACGCCTGTGTCCGTATGCGAAGATGGCCAGACAAGGGACTGTCAATATCGTGACCGTTGTTGATTGA